A genomic region of Streptomyces sp. R33 contains the following coding sequences:
- the murF gene encoding UDP-N-acetylmuramoyl-tripeptide--D-alanyl-D-alanine ligase, giving the protein MIALSLAEIADITGGRPHDIPDPSVRITGPVVIDSRQVEAGSLFAAFAGEHVDGHDYAERAVASGAAAVLAARPVGVPAIVVADVEKALGALARAVVERLGTDVVALTGSAGKTSTKDLIAQVLQAHAPTVWTPGSLNNEIGLPLTALRATEETRHLVLEMGARGIGHIDYLTGLTPPRIGLVLNVGTAHIGEFGGREQIAQAKGELVEALPSAAEGGVAVLNADDPLVRAMSARTKARTVLFGEADDADVRATEVRMTPAGQPSFTLHTPTGCGEVTLRLYGEHHVSNALAAAAVAHVLGMSVEEIATALSEAGTLSRWRMEVTERADGVTIVNDAYNANPESMRAALRALAAMGGTARANGGRTWAVLGPMAELGDASLAEHDAVGRLAVRLNVSKLVAVGGREASWLQLGAYNEGSWGEESVVVSDAQAAIDLLRSELRPGDVVLVKASRSVGLERVALALLAGGGEVADR; this is encoded by the coding sequence GTGATCGCCCTCTCCCTCGCCGAGATCGCCGACATCACCGGCGGGCGGCCCCACGACATACCGGATCCGTCCGTGCGGATCACCGGGCCCGTCGTCATCGACTCCCGCCAGGTGGAGGCCGGCAGCCTGTTCGCCGCGTTCGCCGGCGAGCACGTCGACGGCCACGACTACGCCGAGCGCGCGGTCGCCTCCGGAGCCGCGGCCGTCCTCGCCGCCCGGCCCGTCGGCGTCCCCGCGATCGTCGTCGCCGATGTCGAGAAGGCCCTCGGCGCCCTCGCCCGAGCCGTCGTCGAGCGCCTCGGCACCGACGTGGTGGCCCTGACCGGCTCCGCCGGCAAGACCTCCACCAAGGACCTCATCGCCCAGGTGCTCCAGGCCCACGCGCCCACCGTGTGGACCCCGGGCTCCCTCAACAACGAGATCGGCCTGCCGCTCACCGCGCTGCGCGCCACGGAGGAAACCCGGCACCTGGTGCTGGAGATGGGCGCCCGCGGCATCGGGCACATCGACTACCTCACAGGCCTGACCCCGCCGCGCATCGGACTCGTCCTCAACGTCGGGACCGCCCACATCGGCGAGTTCGGCGGCCGCGAGCAGATCGCCCAGGCAAAGGGCGAGCTGGTCGAGGCCCTGCCGTCCGCGGCCGAGGGCGGAGTTGCGGTCCTGAACGCCGACGACCCGCTGGTGCGTGCGATGTCCGCCCGGACGAAGGCCCGCACGGTGCTCTTCGGCGAGGCCGACGACGCCGACGTACGGGCCACCGAAGTCCGTATGACACCCGCAGGACAACCCTCCTTCACACTCCACACACCCACCGGGTGCGGCGAAGTGACCTTGCGCCTGTACGGTGAGCACCACGTGTCGAACGCGCTCGCCGCGGCCGCCGTCGCCCATGTACTGGGCATGTCCGTGGAGGAGATCGCCACCGCGCTCTCCGAGGCGGGCACCTTGTCCCGGTGGCGGATGGAGGTCACCGAGCGGGCGGACGGCGTGACGATCGTCAACGACGCCTACAACGCGAATCCCGAGTCCATGCGGGCCGCTCTGCGCGCGCTTGCCGCGATGGGCGGCACCGCCAGGGCCAACGGGGGACGTACGTGGGCGGTGCTCGGTCCCATGGCCGAGCTCGGGGACGCATCGTTGGCCGAGCACGACGCGGTGGGACGGCTTGCCGTCCGGCTCAACGTGAGCAAGCTCGTCGCAGTCGGGGGCAGGGAAGCGTCCTGGCTGCAACTGGGCGCATATAACGAGGGTTCGTGGGGTGAGGAGTCGGTGGTCGTGTCCGACGCGCAGGCGGCGATCGACCTGTTGCGCAGTGAACTGCGCCCGGGTGACGTCGTGCTGGTGAAGGCTTCCAGGTCGGTCGGCCTGGAGCGGGTCGCTCTGGCGCTGCTGGCCGGCGGGGGCGAGGTCGCCGACCGATGA
- the mraY gene encoding phospho-N-acetylmuramoyl-pentapeptide-transferase: protein MRQILFAGVIGMFLTVIGTPLLIKLLARKGYGQFIRDDGPRGHAGKKGTPTMGGISFILATIIAYALTKVITGSQPTFSGVLVLFLMAGMGLVGYLDDYIKIVKRRSLGLRAKAKMAGQLIVGIAFAVLALQFKDARGNAPASTKLSFVTDFGWSIGPVLFVVWALFMILAMSNGVNLTDGLDGLATGAAVMVFGAYTFIGVWQFQESCANAQTLTNPNACFEVRDPLDLAIVASALMGACFGFLWWNTSPAKIFMGDTGSLALGGALAGLAICSRTEFLIALLGGLFVLITMSVVIQVGSFKLTGKRVFRMAPLQHHFELKGWSEVLVVVRFWIIQGMCVIVGLGLFYAGWAADK, encoded by the coding sequence ATGAGGCAGATCCTCTTCGCCGGTGTCATCGGCATGTTCCTGACCGTGATCGGCACCCCGCTGCTGATCAAGCTGCTGGCCCGCAAGGGCTACGGCCAGTTCATCCGCGACGACGGCCCGCGCGGCCACGCCGGGAAGAAGGGCACGCCCACCATGGGCGGTATCTCCTTCATCCTGGCGACGATCATCGCGTACGCCCTGACGAAGGTGATCACGGGCAGTCAGCCCACGTTCTCCGGCGTGCTGGTGCTCTTCCTGATGGCCGGCATGGGCCTCGTCGGCTACCTCGACGACTACATCAAGATCGTCAAGCGCCGCTCGCTCGGTCTGCGGGCCAAGGCCAAGATGGCCGGCCAGCTGATCGTCGGCATCGCCTTCGCGGTGCTCGCGCTGCAGTTCAAGGACGCCCGCGGCAACGCCCCGGCCTCCACCAAGCTGTCGTTCGTCACGGACTTCGGCTGGTCGATCGGCCCGGTGCTGTTCGTGGTCTGGGCGCTGTTCATGATCCTGGCCATGTCCAACGGCGTGAACCTGACGGACGGTCTGGACGGCCTGGCCACCGGCGCCGCGGTGATGGTCTTCGGTGCCTACACGTTCATCGGCGTCTGGCAGTTCCAGGAGTCGTGCGCCAACGCGCAGACCCTGACGAACCCCAACGCCTGCTTCGAGGTACGAGATCCGCTGGACCTCGCGATCGTCGCCTCGGCACTGATGGGCGCCTGTTTCGGCTTCCTGTGGTGGAACACCTCGCCCGCCAAGATCTTCATGGGTGACACCGGCTCGCTGGCCCTCGGCGGCGCCCTCGCCGGTCTCGCGATCTGCTCCCGCACGGAGTTCCTGATCGCCCTCCTCGGCGGCCTCTTCGTCCTCATCACCATGTCGGTCGTCATCCAGGTCGGCTCCTTCAAGCTCACCGGGAAGCGCGTCTTCCGGATGGCCCCGCTGCAGCACCACTTCGAACTGAAGGGGTGGTCCGAGGTCCTGGTGGTGGTCCGGTTCTGGATCATCCAGGGCATGTGCGTGATCGTGGGTCTCGGACTCTTCTACGCGGGATGGGCAGCGGACAAGTGA
- the murD gene encoding UDP-N-acetylmuramoyl-L-alanine--D-glutamate ligase: MGSGQVTSWQGKNITVAGLGVSGISAARALAGLGASVTVVDGGDSEGHRARAAELGELGISVRLADAETLPQGTDLVVTSPGWKPDSPLFAAAAAAGVEVVGDVEIAWQLRGPDAAPWLAITGTNGKTTTTQMLASILKAAGLKTAAVGNIGTPIIDVVLGEEKYDVLAVELSSYQLHWAPSLRAHSAAVLNLAPDHLDWHGSMEAYAADKGRIYEGNTVACVYNVADPATEALVVEADVEEGCRAIGFTLGAPGPSMLGVVDGILVDRAFVENRQKNAQELAEVKDVNPPAPHNIANALAAAALARAFGVAPRAVRDGLRNFRPDAHRVAYVDEVAGVTYIDDSKATNTHAAEASLAAFEPVVWIAGGLAKGATFDELVQKSAKQLRGVVLIGADRALIAEALARHAPEVPVVDLERTDTGAMLAAVREAARFAEPGDTVLLAPACASMDMFANYNKRGDAFADAVRELAAESA, translated from the coding sequence ATGGGCAGCGGACAAGTGACGTCCTGGCAGGGCAAGAACATCACCGTCGCCGGTCTCGGCGTGAGCGGCATCAGCGCCGCCCGCGCCCTGGCCGGCCTCGGCGCATCGGTGACCGTGGTGGACGGCGGCGACAGCGAGGGCCACCGCGCCCGGGCCGCCGAACTCGGCGAGCTGGGCATCTCCGTACGGCTCGCGGATGCCGAGACGCTGCCCCAGGGCACCGACCTGGTGGTCACCTCGCCCGGCTGGAAGCCGGACAGCCCACTCTTCGCGGCCGCGGCGGCGGCCGGCGTGGAGGTCGTCGGCGACGTGGAGATCGCCTGGCAGTTGCGCGGCCCGGACGCGGCCCCGTGGCTGGCGATCACCGGTACGAACGGCAAGACCACCACCACCCAGATGCTCGCGTCGATCCTGAAGGCCGCGGGCCTGAAGACCGCGGCCGTCGGCAACATCGGCACCCCGATCATCGACGTGGTGCTCGGCGAGGAGAAGTACGACGTGCTCGCCGTCGAACTCTCCAGCTACCAGCTGCACTGGGCGCCCTCGCTGCGCGCCCACTCGGCGGCCGTGCTCAACCTGGCCCCCGACCACCTCGACTGGCACGGCTCGATGGAGGCCTACGCCGCCGACAAGGGCCGCATCTACGAGGGCAACACGGTGGCCTGCGTCTACAACGTCGCCGACCCGGCCACCGAGGCCCTGGTCGTCGAGGCGGACGTCGAGGAGGGCTGCCGGGCGATCGGTTTCACCCTGGGCGCCCCCGGCCCCTCCATGCTCGGCGTCGTCGACGGCATCCTCGTCGACCGCGCCTTCGTCGAGAACCGGCAGAAGAACGCCCAGGAGCTCGCCGAGGTCAAGGACGTCAACCCGCCGGCCCCGCACAACATCGCCAACGCGCTCGCCGCGGCGGCCCTGGCCCGCGCCTTCGGCGTCGCGCCGCGCGCGGTCCGCGACGGGCTGCGCAACTTCCGCCCCGACGCGCACCGCGTCGCGTACGTGGACGAGGTCGCGGGGGTCACGTACATCGACGACTCCAAGGCCACCAACACGCACGCCGCCGAGGCCTCCCTGGCCGCCTTCGAGCCCGTCGTGTGGATCGCCGGCGGCCTCGCCAAGGGCGCGACCTTCGACGAGCTCGTCCAGAAGTCGGCGAAGCAGCTGCGCGGCGTGGTGCTGATCGGCGCCGACCGGGCGCTGATCGCCGAGGCGCTGGCGCGACACGCCCCCGAGGTCCCGGTCGTCGACCTCGAGCGGACCGACACTGGGGCGATGCTCGCAGCGGTCCGGGAAGCGGCCCGGTTCGCAGAGCCCGGCGACACGGTTCTGCTGGCACCGGCCTGTGCCTCGATGGACATGTTCGCGAACTACAACAAGCGCGGGGACGCATTCGCGGACGCGGTGCGCGAACTGGCCGCCGAGAGCGCGTAG